From a region of the Zingiber officinale cultivar Zhangliang chromosome 10B, Zo_v1.1, whole genome shotgun sequence genome:
- the LOC122029219 gene encoding auxin response factor 17-like, which yields MGPFSFSKKLSSLSTLALLAVFLFCVSSNAFYLPGSYMHTYIPGAITLSIIFAIRASPSEFVIPLDKYVKAVYHTRVSIGMCFRMLFETEESSVRRYMGTVTGISDLDPVRWPNSYWRSVKVGWDESTSGERQPRVSLWEIEPLTTFPMYPSSFPLRLKRPWLSDLPSLHGGRDDLMWLRDGDRAIQSLNFQGFAGMRETVLGALENANGVQFWGEEQGIVTPEVIMEISWMVEPEESCIVVGEQETEGFDLR from the exons ATGGGGCCTTTTTCATTCTCCAAGAAATTATCCTCATTGTCTACATTGGCTTTACTGGCCGTGTTTCTGTTTTGTGTCTCTAGTAATGCATTTTATCTCCCTGGTAGTTATATGCACACCTACATACCTG GAGCTATAACTCTGAGCATAATCTTTGCTATCAGGGCAAGCCCTTCAGAGTTTGTCATCCCTCTAGATAAGTATGTCAAAGCAGTATATCACACCCGTGTTTCCATCGGCATGTGTTTTAGAATGCTATTTGAAACTGAGGAGTCTAGTGTGCGCAG ATATATGGGCACTGTCACAGGGATAAGTGATCTAGATCCTGTCCGATGGCCAAATTCATATTGGCGCTCTGTGAAG GTTGGCTGGGATGAGTCAACTTCTGGAGAGAGGCAGCCAAGAGTCTCTCTTTGGGAGATTGAGCCTTTAACAACGTTTCCAATGTATCCATCTTCCTTTCCACTTAGGCTCAAGCGCCCTTGGCTTTCTGACTTGCCCTCACTACATG GTGGGAGAGATGATCTTATGTGGCTTCGAGATGGAGACAGAGCAATCCAGTCTTTGAATTTCCAGGGATTCG CGGGAATGAGGGAAACAGTTCTTGGTGCTCTTGAGAATGCCAACGGGGTTCAGTTTTGGGGAGAAGAGCAAGGCATTGTGACACCAGAG GTAATAATGGAGATTAGTTGGATGGTTGAACCTGAGGAGTCGTGTATTGTCGTCGGAGAACAAGAAACGGAGGGCTTTGATTTAAGATGA